In the genome of bacterium, the window TGGCCACACGCGCCGGGTATGCGTCGGTCGTCTCGCACCGCTCGGGGGAGACCGAAGATACGACGATCGCCGATCTGGTGGTCGCCACCGGATGCGGACAGATCAAGACCGGCTCGGCCTGCCGCACCGACCGGATCGCCAAGTACAATCAATTGCTCCGCATCGAGGAGCAACTGGGCAGCCGCGCGGTCTATCTCGGACGCGCCGCGTTTCGTCAGATGTAGGAATTCGGGGCCGCGGCCGCCGGAACAGGGAACCGGCGGCCGCGGCGCAACCCGTCACAACGCACCTTCAGGGGGCAGGGATGGCTTGGCTGTTTAACCGCAAAAAGCACGCCCGTCGCGCCAGCTATGTCACGATCCGCGAGTACACCTATTCCAGTCTGCCGCGCCCGGCGGAAAACAAGTGGTCGGCCAAGGCGAAGGTCGCTTTTGCCGCCACGGCGATGGCGGCGTTCCTGTATTTTCTGATCTCGGGCGACCTTGGGTTGCTCCGTCTACGGTCGCTGCACCAATTGCACGACCAACTGCGGGCCGAGGAACTGGCGCTGGCCGCCGAAGTCGTCGATCTCGACACCCGCAAACGCCTGCTGGAGACCGACACATTGTTCATCGAGCAGGTGGCCCGCAGCGAATTCAAACTCTCGCGCCCCGGCGAGACCGTCTATGAACTGGTCCCGCGTCCGGCGCACACAAAGAAGTAGCCGGCGATGTCCTCACCGCGAGCCCGCGCGCAATGCCCGCCCCCGAAGTCACCG includes:
- a CDS encoding septum formation initiator family protein; this encodes MAWLFNRKKHARRASYVTIREYTYSSLPRPAENKWSAKAKVAFAATAMAAFLYFLISGDLGLLRLRSLHQLHDQLRAEELALAAEVVDLDTRKRLLETDTLFIEQVARSEFKLSRPGETVYELVPRPAHTKK